Proteins encoded together in one Camelina sativa cultivar DH55 chromosome 9, Cs, whole genome shotgun sequence window:
- the LOC104710711 gene encoding V-type proton ATPase subunit d1-like — MYGFEALTFNIHGGYLEAIVRGHRAGLLTTADYNNLCQCENLDDIKMHLSATKYGSYLQNEPSPLHTTTIVEKCTLKLVDDYKHMLCQATEPMSTFLEYIRYGHMIDNVVLIVTGTLHERDVQELLEKCHPLGMFDSIATLAVAQNMRELYRLVLVDTPLAPYFSECLTSEDLDDMNIEIMRNTLYKAYLEDFYKFCQKIGGATSEIMSDLLAFEADRRAVNITINSIGTELTREDRKKLYSNFGLLYPYGHEELAICEDIDQVRGVMEKYPPYQAIFSKMSYGESQMLDKAFYEEEVRRLCLAFEQQFHYAVFFAYMRLREQEIRNLMWISECVAQNQKSRIHDSVVYMF; from the exons ATGTACGGATTCGAGGCGCTTACGTTTAACATCCATGGTGGATACTTGGAGGCGATCGTTAGGGGTCACCGTGCGGGGCTTCTCACCACCGCCGATTACAATAATCTATGTCAGTGTGAGAACCTAGACGATATTAAGATGCATCTTTCTGCTACCAAATACGGCTCTTATCTCCAGAACG AGCCATCACCTCTCCATACCACTACAATTGTGGAGAAGTGTACTCTCAAGCTTGTTGATGACTACAAGCATATGCTTTGCCAAGCTACTGAGCCAATGTCTACCTTTTTGGAGTACATCAG ATATGGCCACATGATTGACAATGTCGTGCTCATCGTCACTGGAACCCTGCACGAGAGAGATGTTCAGGAGTTGCTCGAGAAATGTCACCCTTTAGGCATGTTTGACAG TATTGCTACACTAGCAGTTGCTCAAAACATGAGGGAACTCTATCGGTTGGTGCTTGTGGACACTCCTCTCGCTCCATACTTCTCTGAATGCCTAACGTCAGAG GATCTCGATGACATGAACATAGAGATTATGAGGAATACCCTCTACAAAGCATACCTTGAGGATTTTTACAAGTTCTGTCAG AAAATTGGTGGGGCAACATCAGAGATTATGTCCGACCTTTTGGCCTTTGAAGCCGACAGAAGAGCAGTGAATATCACCATCAATAG CATTGGCACTGAGCTCACAAGAGAAGACAGAAAGAAACTGTACTCCAACTTTGGTCTCCT CTATCCATATGGCCACGAGGAACTTGCTATCTGCGAAGACATAGATCAG GTTCGTGGTGTTATGGAGAAATACCCTCCTTATCAAGCTATATTCTCCAAGATGTCTTATGGAGAGAGCCAGATGCTCGACAAGGcattttatgaagaagaagtcagAAGGCTTTGCTTAGCCTTTGAGCAACAG TTCCATTACGCGGTATTCTTTGCGTATATGAGGTTGAGGGAGCAGGAGATTAGGAACCTGATGTGGATATCCGAATGTGTTGCACAAAACCAGAAGTCCAGAATCCACGATAGTGTGGTCTACATGTTCTGA
- the LOC104710713 gene encoding uncharacterized protein LOC104710713 — MTQTTTYFNGGSAFIFLLLLTTTTSSSSLQIPGLDTFLTNQFRHDPKATNDSFGSLSSSLKRSLSSSSSSSLHFSSLSQSLLSLSISIPLNVRFIGDSFPSSAASTFSEFISAAVTDDNFHVISPSPDSSTNHKLAVSHSLHLDASLSSQSLSSRLDTTLKSLISSTTSSLRSNLLSIPYNQIDEIIKQEYEKEKHGDGGVYIYLISLGSQAKSYAYSYSHGDSSAGFTKCLGSVWTGKERYLWIDLSAGPVDYGPALSGDGVLPRGEFHPLATLHGRPKSEKALLADLASLVYNAYQVLIVPSLRVPVHFDDTLVVQFIHVYGSEVKDPVGLDWEFVKRTFMDEAESGGLLLGEQKLSFKSYSVNYRECPICSFAVSRGMNSYTSRFLFDNYTLIVSEYLDSKHMHRALTDSADELRRVAGIVEEEGDGFARVLPVYVFDLDINTPLLLDRYHQSVAFRDMVIAVRTRGTQTVSDYTCNGRHVFVHTRDLERPLVGSILQSMWGVSSTHLTWSPRHNTTLVDYTWSIGQTPFGPFSDISSLSFVQKDAAKRNVILTSLNTTITSAIDVIDSAVAYGGDVNLRKQNRHSEFMQRWNLMKYKLEKTVSALSHNDFEMALFYLRSASHDLYSVHSVVYLTSQKVEASLNCFKDPPFPWGTVSVSGFGLMALGYVYSKRDRLLRSKRKQF, encoded by the coding sequence ATGACGCAGACCACCACCTACTTCAATGGCGGATCCgccttcatcttcctcctcctactcaccaccaccacttcctcctcttctcttcaAATCCCAGGATTAGACACCTTCTTAACAAACCAATTCCGTCACGACCCAAAAGCTACGAACGACTCGTTCGGatctctctcctcctctctcaaacgctccctctcttcttcttcttcttcatcactccacttctcctctttatcccaatctctcctctctctatcAATCTCAATCCCACTCAACGTCCGTTTCATCGGAGACTCCTTCCCTTCCTCCGCCGCTTCAACTTTCTCCGAATTCATCTCCGCCGCTGTCACTGACGACAACTTCCATGTGATCTCTCCGTCTCCAGACTCATCAACCAATCACAAACTCGCTGTCTCTCACTCCCTCCACCTCGACGCTTCACTCTCTTCCCAATCCCTCTCTTCACGGCTCGATACAACATTGAAATCCCTAATTTCAAGCACGACCTCGTCTCTCCGATCTAATCTCCTCTCGATCCCGTACAACCAAATCGACGAGATCATAAAGCAAGAGTATGAGAAAGAGAAGCATGGAGATGGAGGAGTTTACATCTACTTGATCTCGTTAGGATCTCAGGCTAAATCCTATGCTTATAGCTACTCTCATGGTGATTCATCAGCTGGGTTTACGAAATGTTTGGGTAGTGTTTGGACTGGTAAAGAACGTTATCTATGGATTGATCTCTCAGCTGGACCTGTTGATTATGGTCCTGCGTTGTCTGGTGATGGTGTTTTGCCAAGAGGTGAGTTTCATCCTTTAGCAACTCTTCATGGTCGTCCTAAATCAGAGAAAGCTTTACTTGCGGATTTGGCTTCATTGGTCTATAATGCTTATCAGGTATTGATTGTTCCTTCTTTGAGAGTCCCTGTGCACTTTGATGATACGTTGGTTGTTCAGTTCATTCATGTTTATGGTTCAGAGGTTAAGGATCCGGTTGGGTTAGATTGGGAGTTTGTTAAGAGAACGTTTATGGATGAAGCTGAGAGTGGTGGGTTGTTGTTAGGTGAACAGAAGTTGAGTTTTAAGAGTTACAGTGTGAATTATAGAGAATGTCCGATTTGTTCGTTTGCGGTATCTCGTGGGATGAATTCGTATACTTCTAGGTTTCTGTTTGATAACTATACTTTGATTGTGAGTGAGTATTTGGATTCCAAGCATATGCATCGGGCGTTGACTGATTCAGCTGACGAGTTGAGGAGAGTTGCGGggattgttgaagaagaaggagatgggTTTGCTAGGGTTTTGCCTGTTTATGTCTTTGATTTAGATATCAATACTCCTTTGTTGCTTGATCGGTATCACCAGTCTGTTGCTTTTAGAGATATGGTTATTGCTGTTAGAACTAGAGGAACTCAAACTGTGAGTGATTATACCTGCAATGGGCGTCATGTGTTTGTTCATACAAGAGACTTAGAACGGCCTCTGGTCGGTTCCATACTTCAGAGCATGTGGGGTGTTTCTTCTACTCATTTGACATGGAGCCCGAGACATAACACAACTCTAGTTGATTACACATGGAGCATTGGGCAAACACCGTTTGGGCCGTTCTCTGATATATCGTCTCTATCGTTTGTTCAGAAAGACGCTGCTAAGAGGAACGTTATCTTGACATCGTTGAACACAACTATCACAAGCGCAATCGATGTGATTGATTCCGCCGTCGCTTATGGAGGAGATGTGAACCTTCGGAAACAGAATCGCCACTCTGAGTTCATGCAAAGGTGGAATCTTATGAAGTACAAACTTGAGAAAACGGTTTCTGCTCTATCGCACAATGATTTCGAGATGGCTTTGTTCTACCTGAGATCAGCTTCACACGACTTGTACTCAGTGCATTCAGTGGTGTACCTCACGTCACAAAAGGTGGAAGCGAGTCTCAACTGTTTCAAAGATCCTCCGTTCCCATGGGGAACTGTTTCAGTGTCGGGATTCGGGTTAATGGCTTTGGGTTACGTGTACTCAAAAAGAGATAGACTCTTGAGGAGCAAAAGAAAACAGTTCTGA
- the LOC104715108 gene encoding transcription factor bHLH147-like encodes MLRLSQPPALTKRTRPKSISPVMDQTSVIYDQSRRKRNKNKPSSPQPPSQSSVQKWRSEKHQQISSTNIIQSLKELRISSAAKSPSSTSPRGGGGVAVRDAAYRSLAVMARRRGS; translated from the coding sequence ATGTTGCGTTTGTCGCAGCCGCCTGCGTTGACAAAACGAACACGTCCGAAGTCGATATCTCCGGTGATGGATCAAACCTCTGTTATTTACGATCAATCACGGCGTAAACGTAATAAGAATAAACCTTCTTCACCGCAACCACCGTCTCAATCATCGGTGCAGAAATGGAGATCGGAGAAGCACCAGCAGATCTCCTCTACTAATATCATTCAATCTTTAAAGGAGCTCCGGATTAGCTCAGCCGCCAAGTCGCCGTCCTCTACGTCTCCTCGAGGTGGAGGTGGTGTAGCCGTACGAGATGCTGCTTATAGATCGTTAGCGGTTATGGCGAGAAGAAGAGGTTCTTGA